Within Dysosmobacter sp. Marseille-Q4140, the genomic segment TGCTCTGTCCGATCAGGCCCGCGATGCCCAGGCCGATGGCGAGGCCCCCCAGAGGGGCAAGGATCTCGGACACGGCCGTGGGCAGGAACTGGGCCCGGATATCCAGCAGGCCCACGGCCACCAAGGCCACGCCCAACACCATTACCAGGCAATACGCAAGGGTGGTCCGCTTCATGATCCCTCATCCTCCTCGTAGATGAAAATGTCCTCAATGGCGCAGTCAAAGTACCGGGCGAGCTTGAAGGCCAGCAGGATGGAGGGGTTGTACCGCCCGTTTTCCAACGAGCCGATGGTCTGCCGGGAGACCTCCAGGGCCTCCGCCAGCTCCTCCTGCCGCAGGCCCCGCGCCTTTCGCAGATGCTCCAGCCGGTTTTTCATGGCGCGCCCCCTCTCTTTGTGAAATGGAAAGTTTGCTTTCCATCATCAGCGTACCACAGCAGCGGAAAAATGTCAAGCGCACTTTCCATTTATCCGGTGAAAGGGAGGAGGCTTGACAATCCCGGCGGGGAAGGATATACTAGAGCGGTATATTGAACTGCGGAGATGGGAAGCAGTACCCGGAGGGCGGAAGCCGAGAGAGAGCGCGGATGGTGGAAGCGCCCGTGAGGCCGCCGGGGAAGTCGTCCCGGAGCACCGGAGCCGAAGGAGGAGTAGGCTGCGGCGGCATCCCACCGTTACCGGGGAGGGGCGCGGCAGCGCCCGCTGAGCGCGTGCATGGCACGAATCCAGGTGGTACCGCGGACATTTGTTCGCCCTGGGCCGAAGAGGCCCGGGGCGTTTTTGTTTGGAGGGAGGAGGGAGCGCGTTGTTCGAGATACAGATCCCTGCAGGGACGCCGGTCATAGGCGCGGTCACTTTTTTCCAGATAAAGCTGGGAAAATTCCGCCTGCTCCGGGTCTGGCGCATCTTCCTCCTGGTGCTGGGGGTGCTGTCATTGCTGGTGGGGGCCCTGTGCCTCCTGGTCTCCCTGGACGTCCTGGCCCTGGCCCCGGTGGTGATGGGGATACTGCTGCTGCTCCTGGGAGCCGGTCTCCCCCGCATGGCTGTCCGCATGGCGGATAACATGTTGAAGAAGGACCTCAAAAGTTGCCATCCGGTGTGCATCACCTTTGATGGCGACGGCATGCGCAAGACGGTCCACGGCATCGTGACCACGGTCCCCTATGAGAGCTTCAGCCATCTGCTGCTCTGCCGGGGGAGCTACGTAGTGGGCCTGGAGGGCGAGACCACCCGGTACCAGTCGCTGCCCAAAGACTGTTTCACCCAGGGAGATCCAGAGGCCTTCCCGGACTTTTTCCGGGAAAAGACGGGCCTTAGCCTTGTATCCATCTAACTTCACGAATCAGGACCCCAGGTCCAAGAGCATAGGAGGATCGACTCATGAGAAAAGAACTGCCAAAGGTGTATGAGCCCCAGCAGGTGGAGGGGCGCATCTACGAGATGTGGGAGAAGGCCGGCTGCTTCAACGGCGACCCGGACCCCAAGAAGGAGCCCTTCTCCATCGTCATGCCGCCCCCCAACGTCACCGGCCAGCTGCACATGGGCCACGCCCTGGACTGCACCCTCCAGGACATCCTGACCCGCTTCAAGCGGATGCAGGGCTACTCCACGCTGTGGCTGCCCGGCGTGGACCACGCCGGCATCGCCACTCAGATCAAGGTGGAGGAGGAGCTGCGCACCAAGGAGGGCCTGACCCGCTATGACCTGGGCCGGGAGAAGTTCCTCCAGCGGGTGTGGAAGTGGAAGGAGCAGTACGGCGACCGGATCGTGGCCCAGCAGAAGAAGATGGGCGTGTCCTGCGACTGGTCCCGCTCCCGCTTTACCATGGACGACACCTGCGCCAAGGCCGTCCGGGAGACCTTCTGCGAGCTGTACGACAAGGGCCTGATCTACAAGGGCAGCCGCATCATCAACTGGTGCCCCCACTGCACCACCGCCCTGAGTGACGCCGAGGTGGAGTATGTGGACAAGCCCGGCCACCTGTGGTATATCCGCTATCCCCTGACCGACGGCTCCGGCGATCTGGTCATCGCCACCACCCGGCCCGAGACCATGATGGGCGATACGGGCGTGGCCGTGAACCCGGAGGACGAGCGGTTCAAGCACCTGGTGGGCAAGACCTGCATCCTGCCCATCATGAACCGGGAGATCCCCATTGTGGCCGACGAGTACGTGGAGCTGGGCTTCGGCACCGGCGCCGTGAAGATGACCCCCGCCCACGACCCCAACGACTTCGAGGTGGGCCTGCGCCACAACCTGGAGACCGTCCGCTGCATCGGCGACGACGGCAAGATCAACGAAAACGGCGGGCCCTACAACGGGATGGACCGCTACGAGTGCCGCAAGCAGATCGTCAAGGACCTGGAGGAGCAGGGCTACCTCATCAAGACCGAGCCCTACAACCACAACGTGGGCACCTGCTACCGCTGCCACAACGACGTGGAGCCCCTGATCTCCGCCCAGTGGTTCGTGAAGATGGCGCCCCTGGCCGAGGAGGCGCTGCGGGTCGTCCGGGAGGGCGAGGTGAAGTTCGTCCCCGAGCGGTTCTCCAAGACCTATATCAACTGGATGGAGAATGTCCACGACTGGTGCATCTCCCGTCAGCTGTGGTGGGGCCATCAGATCCCCGCCTGGTACTGCGACGACTGCGGCCACATCAACGTGGACCGGAAGGACCCCACTGTCTGCCAGAAGTGCGGCTCCACCCATCTGACCCGGGACCCGGACGTGCTGGACACCTGGTTCTCCAGCGCCCTGTGGCCCTTCTCCACCATGGGCTGGCCGGAAAAGACCGCGGACCTGGACTTCTACTATCCCACCTCCGTCATGGTCACCGGCTACGACATCATCTTCTTCTGGGTGGCCCGGATGATCTTCTCCGGCTGCGAGCAGATGCACAAGATCCCCTTCCACACCGTGCTGATCCACGGCCTGGTCCGGGACGACAAGGGCCGCAAGATGTCCAAGTCCCTGGGCAACGGCATCGACCCGCTGGAGATGGCGGAGAAGTACGGCGCCGACGCCCTGCGCTTCAACCTCATCACCGGCAACTCCCCGGGCAACGACACCCGGTTCTACACCGAAAAGTGCGAGGCCATGCGCAACTTCGCCAACAAGATCTGGAACGCCAGCCGGTTCGTGATGATGAACCTCACCATTGACGCCTGCGCCCTGCCGGACGCCGCGGCCCTGGCCCCGGAGGACAAGTGGGTCCTCTCCAAGCTCAACACCCTGGTCAAGGAGGTCACCGAGAACCTGGACGCCTACGAGATCGGCGTGGCCTCCGCCAAGGTCTACGACTTCCTGTGGGACACCTACTGCGACTGGTATATCGAGCTGACCAAGACCCGCCTGAACGGCACCGACGAGCAGGCCAAGCTCACGGCCCAGAACGTCCTTTGCTACGTGCTGACAGAGCTTCTGAAGCTGCTGCACCCCTTCATGCCCTTCATCACCGAGGAGATCTTCCAGGCCCTGCCCCACGAGGGTGACTACCTGATGACCTCCGCCTGGCCCAAGTACCGGGAGGACCTGCGCTTCCCGGAGGAGGAGGCCAGCCTGGAGGCCGTCATGGACACCATCAAGGCCATCCGCACCCGCCGGGCCGAGATGAACGTGGCCCCCTCCAAGAAGGCGGAGGTACTGCTGGTCACCGCCACGCCGGAGATCTACCGCCAGGGCCTGCACTTCATCGAGCGCCTGGCCTACGCCAGCGCCGTGACCTTTGCCGACGCCGCCCCGGCGGACGTCAGCGGCTTTGTCACCGTGGTCACCCACAACGCCACCGCCTACCTGCCCCTGAGCGAGCTGGTGGATCTGGCGGCGGAGCGGGAGCGCATCGCCAAGGAGCTGGAGAAGGCCCGCAACGGCTTGCGGATCGTGGAGCAGAAGCTCTCCAACGAGAAGTTCGTCTCCCGTGCCCCCGAGGCCGTGGTCAACGTGGAGCGGGAGAAGGCCGCCAAGTTCCGGGAGCTGATCGCGAAGCTGGAGGAGTCCGCCAAGGCCATGGAGGGCTGAGGCGAAGTCCCTTTCCCATGACCGCCCGGCGGGAGCGTCCATCTCCCGCCGGGCGTTTCCGCAGCGCTCTTGACATTCCGGCGCAAATCCGGTATAATCCCACCCGTATACAGCGAGGAAGAGGAGGAGTACCCGCCACGATGCTGCATAGAGAGCCCCTGGCACGGTGAAAAGGGGAGAGCAGACGGCGGCGAATACACCTTGGAGCTGGCACCCCAACGGCCCATGGGCCCAGTAGGCGTGCTCCGGGAGCGCCCGTTACCGCGCGGCCGTGTGCTGGCACGGCGTGAGGCTGTCCTCGCGAGAGGGCGGCGAAGCAGAGGTGGTACCGCGAACGACCATTCGCCCTCTGTCCCAAACACGGGACAGAGGGTTTTGATTCTGTTCCGAAAAAACCTTTGAACAGGAGAGAACGAAACATGCAGATCTACGAGGAACTGAAGGCCCGGGGCCTGATCGCCCAGGTCACCGACGAAAACGAGATCCGGGAGCTGGTGAACAACGGCAAGGCCGTGTTCTATATCGGCTTCGACCCCACCGCCGACTCCCTGCACGTGGGCCACTTTATGGCTCTGTGCCTGATGAAGCGGCTGCAGATGGCCGGCAACCGGCCCATCGCCCTGATCGGCGGCGGCACCGGCATGGTGGGCGACCCCTCCGGCCGCAGCGACATGCGCCAGATGATGACCGTGGAGACCATAGCGCACAACTGCGAGTGCTTCAAAAAGCAGATGGAGCGGTTCATCGAGTTCGGCGAGGGCAAGGCCATGATGGTCAACAACGCCGACTGGCTGCTGAAGCTGAACTATATCGACCTGCTCCGCGAGGTGGGCGCCTGCTTCTCCGTCAACAACATGCTGCGGGCCGAGTGCTACAAGCAGCGCATGGAGAAGGGCCTTTCCTTCCTGGAGTTCAACTATATGATCATGCAGTCCTATGACTTCTACCACATGTTCCAGACCCTGGGCTGCAACATGCAGTTCGGCGGCGACGACCAGTGGAGCAACATGCTGGGCGGCACGGAGCTGATCCGCCGCAAGCTGGGCAAGGACGCCTACGCCATGACCATCACCCTGCTTTTGAACTCCGAGGGCAAGAAGATGGGCAAGACCGCCTCCGGCGCCGTGTGGCTGGACCCCAACAAGACCTCTCCCTTCGACTTCTACCAGTACTGGCGCAACGTGGGCGACGCGGACGTGCTCAAGTGCATCCGGATGCTGACCTTCCTGCCGCTGGAGCAGGTGGACGAGATGGACACCTGGGAGGGCGCCCAGCTCAACACCGCCAAGGAGATCCTGGCCTACGAGCTGACGAAGCTGGTCCACGGCGAGGCCGAGGCCGAGAAGGCCCAGGCCGCCGCCCGGGCCCTGTTCGGCGGCAGCGGCGACTCCGCCGACATGCCCTGCACGAAGCTCTGCCGGGCGGACTTCACCGCCGAGGGCGAGATCGACATTCTGACGCTGCTGGTCAAGTGCGGCCTGGCTGCCTCCAGGGGCGAGGCCCGGCGGCTGGTCCAGCAGGGCGGCGTGTCCGTGTGCGGGCAGAAGGTGGCCGACATCGAGGCCAAGTTCTCCTGCAAGGACTGCTGCGGCGAGGGCGCCGTCATCAAGAAGGGCAAGAAGGTCTACCACAAGGCCCTGCTGTCCGAATAAACGCATCCAACGACGGGACAGACGCGGCGCCCACGGCGCCGCGCCTGTTCTGGCGTTTTGTGAAATTTACGTTTCGACCAGAAAGGAACCGCCATGATCACAGTCAACGACGTCTCCCTGAACTTCTCCGGGCAGACCCTGTTCAAGCACGTGGACCTGAAATTCGTCCCCGGCAACTGCTACGGCATCATCGGCGCCAACGGCGCCGGCAAGACTACCTTTTTGCGCATCCTCTCCGGGGACCTGGAGCCAACCACCGGCGAGGTGGTGATCTCCAAGGAGGACCGGATGAGCGTCCTCAAGCAGGACCACTTCCAGTACGACGCCTACACGGTGCTGGACACCGTCATCCTGGGCAACCAGCACCTCTACGACGTGATGAAGGAGAAGGACGCCCTGTATGAGAAGGAGGACTTCTCCGACGCCGACGGCGTCCGGGCCAGCGAGCTGGAGGCGGAGTTTGCCGAGATGGGCGGCTGGGAGGCCGAGAGCGACGTGAGCCGCCTGATCCAGGGCCTGGGCCTCTCCAATGACATCCTGTACAGTGAGATGAGCACCCTTACCGCCAAGGAGAAGGTGAAGGTCCTGCTGGCCCAGGCCCTCTTCGGAAAGCCGGACATCATCCTCCTGGACGAGCCCACCAACCACCTGGACATCCAGGCCATCGAGTGGCTGGAGGACTTCATCATGGACTGCGAGAGCCTCATCATCGTGGTCAGCCACGACCGCCACTTCCTCAACACCGTCTGCACCAGCATCGTGGACGTGGACTACGGCGGGATCCGGATGTACGTGGGCAACTACGAGTTCTGGTATGAGTCCAGCCAGCTGATGCAGCGGATGATCAAGGACCAGAACCGGAAGAAGGAGGACAAGATCAAGGAGCTCCAGGAGTTCATCTCCCGCTTCTCCGCCAACAAGTCCAAGTCCAAGCAGGCCACGGCCCGGAGAAAGCTCCTGGACAAGCTGACGGTGGAGGAGATGCCTGCCTCCTCCCGGCGCTATCCCTTCGTGGGCTTCAAGATGGACCGGGAGCCGGGCAAGGAGATCCTCAGCGTGGAGGGTCTTTCCAAGACCGTGGACGGCCGGAAGGTGCTGGACAACGTGTCCTTCCGGGTGAACAAGGGGGACAAGATCGCCTTCGTGGGGGAGGACGAGATCGCCAAGACCACCCTCTTCAAGATCCTCATGGAGGAGCTGGAGCCGGACGAGGGCACCTTCAAGTGGGGCACCACCATCACCACCAGCTACTTTCCCCTGGACAACTCCGCCTTCTTCAACGACTGCGACCTCAATCTGGTGGACTGGCTGGGCCAGTACACCGCCGACAACGCCGAGGAGGGGACCGAGTCCTTCAAGCGGTCCTTCCTGGGCCGGATGCTCTTCTCCGGCGACGACGTGTTCAAGCCGGTCAAGGTCCTCTCCGGCGGCGAGAAGGTCCGGTGCATGCTCTCCCGCATGATGCTCTTCGGCTCCAACGTGCTGATTTTGGACCAGCCCACCAACCACCTGGACCTGGAGTCCATCACCGCCGTCAACAACGGCCTCATCGACTTCAAGGGCGTGGTGCTCTTCGCCTCCCACGACCATGAGTTCGTTCAGACCGTGGCCAACCGGATCATGGAGCTGGTGGATGGCAAGCTGATCGACAAGATGTGCACCTACGACGAGTATATCGCCGGCGCCCGGGAGGAGATGCTTGCCCGGCTCAAGGGCTGAAACCTTGTCACCGAATTGTAGTTGACATAACGTTACACCGCCCCTATACTGAGCGTATACTCGGTATGGGGGCGGTGTTTTTGTGGAGAGAGGGCGGATCCTGGGGGTGGTCCTGCTGGCGGCGGTGACGGCGGGGGCCATTGGATATGCGGCGTCCCGGCAGGCGGAGGAACGGGCGGCGGAGGAGGCGGCGTATCAGGCGTACCTGGATGCGCTGCCGCTGGCGGAAGCGGAGGGGGAGACCTGCTCTCCCAACGGGCGGTTCCAGGTGCGGACCGCGGGGGAGAGCGATCTTTGGATCAGCGGCGTCCGGATCCCGGAGGCACTTGAGATCGTGGATACCGAAACCGGGGAAGTGCGGTGGGAGGACGCCGGGTATGTCAGACAGTCCGTCCTGTGGTCCCCGGGGAACAACCTGGTGGCCATGGCCTGCGGGGCAAGGACGTGGGAGACGGTCTATGTGGTGAGCACCGCCTTCTGGACCACCTGGGAGTTCACCCTGCCGGACGGGACTTCCATCCCGGACTATACCTTCCTGCCGGAGGACTGGGGGCGGTGGCTGGATGAAAACACCCTGCTGGTGACGGTGGGGCAGGGGGGCGACGCCGGAGAGCAGCACACCTACCGCTGCATCCTCCGGCCCGGTGAGGACGGCACCCTCTCCGGCTCCGTCCAGGAACAGACCACGGAGGTCCCGCCGGGCGCCTATGACTTCGACCACGACGGCACGGCGGAGACCGTGGAGGTGACCACGGTGCTGGACCCGGAGAACGAGGGGGTCCCCGTCTGGCACGAGCTGCGGATCTCGGACGGGGAGCGGACCTGGACGGAGGGAGCGGACCACTCCCACGCCGGTGCGGAGACCCTGTGCGCCGTCCGTCTGGACGGGGAGGACTGCCTGCTGCGCTACGTGCCCTATATGGGGCAGGGGTACTGCACCTATCACTATGAGATCTTCTCCCTGGACGACGCCTTCCGGCCGGTGACCCTCCGGGAGAACAGCGTGGAGTTCGACCTCAACTGGGACCAGCCCTGGCACGCCTTCGACACGGAGGCCGACGCCGCCTTCCTCGTTGAGATCCACGGCCTGCTGGACGGCGCCCGGCCCCTGCTGGACACCGGCTGGGGCGAGCTGCCCCTGGGGGAGGGCGTGGACTACGGGGATACCGGTTCCGTCCGGGCCCATCTGGAGGCGCTTGCGGCGGAATCGCGCGGCTGACGGCCCGCTGGAGGCGGACGGATATCTGTAATGCAAAAGCCCTTGTCAGAGATTGCGATGTAAGAGAAGCAACCGTCTGCCGGCCCCGCAGGCCGCGGGGGAGACGGCGGCTGAGCGGTTTTCCCCGCGGCGGTTTCTCACGGTCGGAGGCGCCGCCCGGATCCCGGGAATCTACCTGGATCCGGGCGGCGCCTCTTTGCTCGGGAACGGCCTGAGAGAAAAAATCTTCCGGCAGGTGTCCAGTTTGGCCCCGCCGGAGCGTTTATAAGAGCAAACAGACAGGGGAGGGAGATCATTGCTGATCTATTTGCAGGCCATTGAGACACCGTCGGAGCGGGCCCGGTTCCAGGAGATGTATCTCACATACCGGGGGCTGATGTACCGTGTGGCCTATCAGATCCTGAAAAATCGTCAGGACGCGGAGGATGCGGTGCATCAGTCCTTCGTGAAGCTGGCGGAGCAGGCCGGGCGCCTGCCCGACGGCCCCGGACCCCGGATGCAGAGCCTGGCGGTGACCGTGGCGGAGCGAAAGGCCATCGACCTGTGGCGCAGCCGCCGCCGTCATCCCCAGGTGGAACTGGACGAGGTGGCGCTGGCATGCCGCTCCGCGCCGCTGCCGGACAGCGCACTGGCGGCCGCCCTGGCGGACCTTCCGCCCCGATACCGGGAGGCGCTGCTGCTGAAATACTGCAACGGCTATTCCCACCGGGAGATCGCCGGATTTCTCTCCACCACGCCGGAGGCGGTGTCCCAGGTGATCCGCCGGGCCAAAAAGCGCCTGACACAGGCGCTGGAGGAGGGGGAGGACGCCCTGTGACGGCTGACGCCTCCTGGGGCCGCGGCATAAGGGCGGCCGCCCCATGACAAAGCCGCCCGGACCACCGGGCGGCTTCTTTCGGAGAGGAGGCGCTTCAGACGGCTTCGGCCTCCAGCAGCCCGTACCGCTCCAGCGCCCGGCGGATGCGCTCCGTGACGGCCTCGTCGGGCTCGCACAGGGGCAGCCGCAGAGGGCCCGCGTTCCAGCCCAGCAGGTTCAGGGCGGTCTTGACCGGGATGGGGTTCACGTCGCAGAACATGGCGTCGCAGAAGTCCTTCAGCTCCAGCTGCAATTTCCCGGCGGCGGCGTAGTCGTTGGCGAGGCACAGCTCCGTCAGGCGGTGCATTTGGGCCGGCAGCACGTTGGCCACCACGGAGATGACGCCCCGTCCGCCCAGCATGCAGATGGCCGCCGTCTCGTCGTCGTTGCCGGACCAGATGGAGAAGTCCGCGGGACAGAGGTTCCGGGTTTTCTGGATATTGCTGAAATTGCCCCCGGCCTCCTTGACGCCGTTGATGTTGGGGTGCTTGGAGAGCTCCGCGTAGGTCTCCGGCGCGATGGTGACGCCGGTGCGGGAGGGCACGTCGTAGAGGATGACGGGCCGGTCCACCGCGTCGGCGATGGCGGTGTAGTGGCGGATCAGGCCCTTCTGGCTGGCCTTGTTGTAGTAGGGAGTCACCACCAGCAGCCCGTCGGCCCCGGCCCGCTCCGCGTCCCGGGAGAGGGTGACGGCGGTCTCCGTGGCGTTGGAGCCGCTGCCCGCGATCACCGGCACCCGGCCGTCCACGCGCTCCACGCAGAACTCGATGGTCCGCATCCGCTCGTGGTAGCTCATGGT encodes:
- a CDS encoding valine--tRNA ligase is translated as MRKELPKVYEPQQVEGRIYEMWEKAGCFNGDPDPKKEPFSIVMPPPNVTGQLHMGHALDCTLQDILTRFKRMQGYSTLWLPGVDHAGIATQIKVEEELRTKEGLTRYDLGREKFLQRVWKWKEQYGDRIVAQQKKMGVSCDWSRSRFTMDDTCAKAVRETFCELYDKGLIYKGSRIINWCPHCTTALSDAEVEYVDKPGHLWYIRYPLTDGSGDLVIATTRPETMMGDTGVAVNPEDERFKHLVGKTCILPIMNREIPIVADEYVELGFGTGAVKMTPAHDPNDFEVGLRHNLETVRCIGDDGKINENGGPYNGMDRYECRKQIVKDLEEQGYLIKTEPYNHNVGTCYRCHNDVEPLISAQWFVKMAPLAEEALRVVREGEVKFVPERFSKTYINWMENVHDWCISRQLWWGHQIPAWYCDDCGHINVDRKDPTVCQKCGSTHLTRDPDVLDTWFSSALWPFSTMGWPEKTADLDFYYPTSVMVTGYDIIFFWVARMIFSGCEQMHKIPFHTVLIHGLVRDDKGRKMSKSLGNGIDPLEMAEKYGADALRFNLITGNSPGNDTRFYTEKCEAMRNFANKIWNASRFVMMNLTIDACALPDAAALAPEDKWVLSKLNTLVKEVTENLDAYEIGVASAKVYDFLWDTYCDWYIELTKTRLNGTDEQAKLTAQNVLCYVLTELLKLLHPFMPFITEEIFQALPHEGDYLMTSAWPKYREDLRFPEEEASLEAVMDTIKAIRTRRAEMNVAPSKKAEVLLVTATPEIYRQGLHFIERLAYASAVTFADAAPADVSGFVTVVTHNATAYLPLSELVDLAAERERIAKELEKARNGLRIVEQKLSNEKFVSRAPEAVVNVEREKAAKFRELIAKLEESAKAMEG
- a CDS encoding ATP-binding cassette domain-containing protein, whose amino-acid sequence is MITVNDVSLNFSGQTLFKHVDLKFVPGNCYGIIGANGAGKTTFLRILSGDLEPTTGEVVISKEDRMSVLKQDHFQYDAYTVLDTVILGNQHLYDVMKEKDALYEKEDFSDADGVRASELEAEFAEMGGWEAESDVSRLIQGLGLSNDILYSEMSTLTAKEKVKVLLAQALFGKPDIILLDEPTNHLDIQAIEWLEDFIMDCESLIIVVSHDRHFLNTVCTSIVDVDYGGIRMYVGNYEFWYESSQLMQRMIKDQNRKKEDKIKELQEFISRFSANKSKSKQATARRKLLDKLTVEEMPASSRRYPFVGFKMDREPGKEILSVEGLSKTVDGRKVLDNVSFRVNKGDKIAFVGEDEIAKTTLFKILMEELEPDEGTFKWGTTITTSYFPLDNSAFFNDCDLNLVDWLGQYTADNAEEGTESFKRSFLGRMLFSGDDVFKPVKVLSGGEKVRCMLSRMMLFGSNVLILDQPTNHLDLESITAVNNGLIDFKGVVLFASHDHEFVQTVANRIMELVDGKLIDKMCTYDEYIAGAREEMLARLKG
- a CDS encoding helix-turn-helix transcriptional regulator; translation: MKNRLEHLRKARGLRQEELAEALEVSRQTIGSLENGRYNPSILLAFKLARYFDCAIEDIFIYEEDEGS
- a CDS encoding 4-hydroxy-tetrahydrodipicolinate synthase gives rise to the protein MRKPLFTGSGVAIVTPFTNETVNFAALGRLLDFQLQNGTDAVIVCGTTGEATTMSYHERMRTIEFCVERVDGRVPVIAGSGSNATETAVTLSRDAERAGADGLLVVTPYYNKASQKGLIRHYTAIADAVDRPVILYDVPSRTGVTIAPETYAELSKHPNINGVKEAGGNFSNIQKTRNLCPADFSIWSGNDDETAAICMLGGRGVISVVANVLPAQMHRLTELCLANDYAAAGKLQLELKDFCDAMFCDVNPIPVKTALNLLGWNAGPLRLPLCEPDEAVTERIRRALERYGLLEAEAV
- a CDS encoding sigma-70 family RNA polymerase sigma factor codes for the protein MLIYLQAIETPSERARFQEMYLTYRGLMYRVAYQILKNRQDAEDAVHQSFVKLAEQAGRLPDGPGPRMQSLAVTVAERKAIDLWRSRRRHPQVELDEVALACRSAPLPDSALAAALADLPPRYREALLLKYCNGYSHREIAGFLSTTPEAVSQVIRRAKKRLTQALEEGEDAL
- a CDS encoding tyrosine--tRNA ligase, producing MQIYEELKARGLIAQVTDENEIRELVNNGKAVFYIGFDPTADSLHVGHFMALCLMKRLQMAGNRPIALIGGGTGMVGDPSGRSDMRQMMTVETIAHNCECFKKQMERFIEFGEGKAMMVNNADWLLKLNYIDLLREVGACFSVNNMLRAECYKQRMEKGLSFLEFNYMIMQSYDFYHMFQTLGCNMQFGGDDQWSNMLGGTELIRRKLGKDAYAMTITLLLNSEGKKMGKTASGAVWLDPNKTSPFDFYQYWRNVGDADVLKCIRMLTFLPLEQVDEMDTWEGAQLNTAKEILAYELTKLVHGEAEAEKAQAAARALFGGSGDSADMPCTKLCRADFTAEGEIDILTLLVKCGLAASRGEARRLVQQGGVSVCGQKVADIEAKFSCKDCCGEGAVIKKGKKVYHKALLSE